The following are encoded in a window of Pseudomonas sp. JQ170C genomic DNA:
- a CDS encoding esterase-like activity of phytase family protein, translated as MIRLLLAAVLGVFALSSQAAPWPELKLVSEHPVDGMRGGNLSGLALCKGELWAVSDRDDDLLYRMDTRATVWQAVSIPLAAPPVPESGLPWGLRSRTWAAGKVRGGDLDFEAITCDAAGNRYVVSEAHAAVLQVPVDGEPNWLKIDPSLVRQARASGMLLHFNALFEGLAVNPAGDRLWLAAERERRGLLLINRQQTVWDCAGGCVLLSEAGVEMQPPQMPEARALPRDFADLALFNNKLFTLERNAHRICRRNAVTAKVERCWSFAADALAETRQYTQPFGLAEALVIDAKGAWIGVDNNGATRNDGESRPVVWRFAAPEGGWSAKP; from the coding sequence TTGATTCGTCTGCTACTGGCAGCGGTACTTGGTGTGTTTGCCCTGTCATCGCAGGCGGCACCCTGGCCTGAGCTCAAGCTGGTGAGCGAACATCCGGTCGACGGCATGCGTGGCGGCAATCTGTCGGGCCTGGCCCTGTGCAAGGGCGAACTGTGGGCAGTATCCGACCGCGACGACGACCTGCTGTACCGCATGGATACCCGGGCCACGGTCTGGCAGGCCGTGTCGATTCCGCTGGCCGCTCCCCCGGTACCGGAAAGCGGCTTGCCCTGGGGCTTGCGCTCACGTACCTGGGCCGCTGGCAAGGTGCGTGGTGGCGACTTGGACTTCGAGGCCATCACCTGTGATGCCGCCGGCAATCGCTATGTGGTTAGTGAAGCCCATGCCGCGGTGCTGCAAGTGCCGGTCGACGGTGAGCCGAACTGGTTGAAGATCGACCCGAGCCTGGTTCGTCAGGCCCGGGCCAGCGGCATGCTGCTGCATTTCAATGCCTTGTTTGAAGGCCTGGCCGTAAACCCGGCCGGTGATCGCCTGTGGCTGGCGGCCGAGCGCGAGCGTCGCGGCTTGCTGCTGATCAATCGCCAGCAGACGGTATGGGACTGCGCCGGTGGCTGTGTGCTGCTGAGCGAGGCGGGCGTCGAGATGCAGCCCCCGCAGATGCCCGAGGCGCGAGCGTTGCCGAGGGACTTTGCCGACCTTGCCCTGTTCAACAACAAGCTCTTCACCCTGGAACGCAATGCCCACCGGATATGCCGTCGCAACGCAGTGACCGCGAAAGTCGAGCGTTGCTGGTCGTTCGCAGCCGATGCACTGGCCGAGACGCGGCAGTACACCCAGCCCTTCGGCTTGGCCGAAGCCCTGGTGATCGATGCCAAGGGCGCCTGGATCGGTGTGGACAATAACGGCGCAACGCGCAACGACGGCGAGTCGCGGCCGGTGGTCTGGCGATTTGCTGCCCCTGAAGGCGGCTGGAGCGCCAAGCCGTGA
- a CDS encoding retropepsin-like aspartic protease family protein has product MSQPPGKRAGRVLLVLAWAAGLFLATRFFGDWEQRQANPNTQISSQHGDGYIEVQLAGNGQGHFVADGQINGQAVHFLLDTGATDVAIPERLAGKLDLERGAPVTLSTANGRTEGYRTRLDTLQLGDIQLRDLRALVVPGLEGEQVLLGMSALKQLEFTQRGGTLLLRQNLK; this is encoded by the coding sequence GTGAGCCAGCCACCGGGAAAGCGTGCTGGCAGGGTGCTGCTGGTGCTTGCCTGGGCGGCCGGCCTGTTCCTGGCGACGCGCTTTTTCGGCGATTGGGAGCAGCGTCAGGCCAACCCCAATACCCAGATCAGTTCGCAGCATGGCGATGGCTATATCGAAGTGCAATTGGCGGGTAACGGCCAGGGGCATTTCGTCGCCGATGGCCAGATCAATGGCCAGGCGGTACATTTTCTGCTCGATACCGGTGCCACCGATGTGGCGATTCCCGAAAGGCTGGCCGGCAAGCTTGATCTTGAACGCGGCGCTCCGGTGACGCTCAGTACCGCCAACGGACGCACCGAGGGCTATCGCACGCGCCTGGACACGCTGCAACTGGGCGATATCCAGTTGCGCGATCTGCGCGCCCTGGTGGTGCCGGGGCTGGAAGGCGAACAGGTCTTGCTGGGCATGAGTGCCCTGAAACAACTCGAATTTACCCAGCGTGGTGGCACCTTGCTGCTGCGCCAGAACCTGAAATGA
- the parC gene encoding DNA topoisomerase IV subunit A — translation MSDSLDLSLDGVERRSLADFTEQAYLNYSMYVIMDRALPHIGDGLKPVQRRIVYAMSELGLDADSKHKKSARTVGDVLGKFHPHGDSACYEAMVLMAQPFSYRYTLVDGQGNWGAPDDPKSFAAMRYTEARLSRYSEVLLSELGQGTADWVPNFDGTLDEPAVLPARLPNILLNGTTGIAVGMATDVPPHNLREVASACVRLLDEPKATVEQLCEHIQGPDYPTEAEIITPRSELLKIYESGRGSVRMRAVYRIEDGDIVVTALPHQVSGAKVLEQIAAQMQAKKLPMVADLRDESDHENPCRIVIIARSNRVDLDELMQHLFATTDLESSYRVNVNIIGLDGRPQLKNLRALLVEWLEFRVQTVRRRLKFRLDKVERRLHLLEGLLVAFLNLDEVIHIIRTEEQPKAALIARFDLTETQAEYILETRLRQLARLEEMKIRNEQDELAKEQAKLTALLGSESKLRKLVRAELIKDAETYGDARRSPIVERAEAKALSENELMPTEPVTVVLSEKGWVRCAKGHDIDATGLSYKAGDGFKTAAAGRSNQFAVFIDSTGRSYSVAAHTLPSARGQGEPLTGRLTPPPGAGFECVLLPEDDALYVIASDAGYGFVVKGEDLQAKNKAGKALLSLPNGAKVIAPRAVADREQNWLAAVTTEGRLLIFKVSDLPQLGKGKGNKIIGIPGDRVASREEYVTDLAVIPDGATLVLQAGKRTLSLKADDLEHYKGERGRRGNKLPRGFQRVDALLVENIG, via the coding sequence ATGAGCGACTCCCTTGATCTCAGCCTCGATGGCGTAGAGCGCCGGTCACTGGCTGACTTCACCGAACAGGCCTACCTCAACTACTCCATGTACGTGATCATGGACCGCGCCTTGCCGCATATCGGCGACGGCCTGAAGCCGGTGCAGCGACGCATCGTCTATGCCATGAGCGAGCTGGGCCTGGACGCCGATTCCAAGCACAAGAAGTCGGCGCGTACCGTCGGTGACGTGCTCGGCAAGTTCCACCCCCACGGTGACTCGGCCTGCTACGAAGCCATGGTGTTGATGGCGCAGCCGTTCAGCTACCGCTACACCCTGGTCGACGGCCAGGGCAACTGGGGTGCTCCGGACGATCCGAAGTCGTTCGCGGCCATGCGTTACACCGAAGCTCGGCTGTCGCGCTACTCCGAGGTGCTGCTCAGCGAACTGGGCCAGGGTACCGCCGATTGGGTGCCGAACTTCGACGGCACCCTGGACGAGCCTGCCGTATTGCCGGCACGCCTGCCGAATATCCTGCTCAACGGCACCACCGGTATTGCCGTGGGCATGGCGACCGACGTGCCGCCACATAACCTGCGTGAAGTTGCCAGCGCCTGTGTGCGTTTGCTGGATGAGCCCAAGGCTACCGTCGAGCAGTTGTGCGAGCACATCCAGGGGCCGGACTACCCGACCGAAGCCGAAATCATCACGCCGCGCTCGGAATTGCTGAAAATCTACGAAAGCGGCCGTGGCTCGGTGCGCATGCGTGCGGTCTACCGTATCGAAGACGGCGACATCGTTGTCACCGCCTTGCCGCACCAGGTCTCCGGGGCCAAGGTGCTGGAACAGATCGCTGCACAGATGCAGGCCAAGAAGCTGCCAATGGTCGCTGACCTGCGCGATGAGTCGGACCACGAGAACCCGTGCCGGATCGTGATCATCGCCCGTTCCAACCGGGTCGACCTCGACGAACTGATGCAGCACCTGTTCGCCACCACCGACCTTGAGTCCAGCTACCGGGTCAACGTCAACATCATCGGCCTGGATGGCCGCCCGCAGCTGAAAAACCTGCGCGCGTTGCTGGTCGAGTGGCTGGAGTTCCGCGTGCAGACGGTGCGCCGTCGCCTCAAATTCCGCCTGGACAAGGTCGAGCGCCGCCTGCACCTGCTCGAAGGCTTGCTGGTGGCCTTCCTCAACCTGGATGAAGTGATCCACATCATCCGTACCGAGGAGCAGCCAAAGGCCGCGCTGATTGCCCGCTTCGACCTGACCGAAACCCAGGCCGAGTACATCCTCGAAACCCGCCTGCGCCAGTTGGCGCGGCTGGAAGAGATGAAGATCCGCAACGAACAGGACGAACTGGCCAAGGAACAAGCCAAGCTGACCGCCTTGCTGGGCAGCGAAAGCAAACTGCGCAAGCTGGTCCGTGCCGAGCTGATCAAGGACGCCGAAACCTACGGCGACGCCCGTCGTTCGCCGATTGTCGAGCGTGCTGAGGCCAAGGCCTTGTCGGAAAACGAGCTGATGCCGACCGAGCCTGTCACCGTCGTTCTGTCGGAGAAGGGTTGGGTGCGTTGCGCCAAGGGCCACGACATTGATGCCACGGGCCTGTCCTACAAGGCCGGTGATGGCTTCAAGACCGCCGCGGCCGGGCGGTCCAACCAATTTGCCGTGTTCATCGACTCCACCGGCCGCAGTTATTCGGTTGCCGCCCATACGTTGCCGTCGGCCCGTGGCCAGGGCGAGCCTTTGACAGGCCGCCTGACGCCACCGCCAGGGGCCGGCTTTGAATGTGTGCTGCTGCCTGAAGACGATGCCTTGTATGTCATTGCCTCCGACGCCGGCTACGGCTTTGTGGTCAAGGGCGAAGACCTGCAGGCCAAGAACAAGGCCGGCAAGGCCCTGCTCAGTTTGCCAAACGGCGCCAAGGTCATTGCCCCGCGTGCAGTGGCCGACCGTGAGCAAAACTGGCTTGCCGCGGTGACTACCGAAGGTCGCCTGCTGATTTTCAAAGTCAGCGACCTGCCGCAGCTTGGTAAAGGAAAGGGCAATAAAATCATCGGTATTCCTGGTGACCGGGTTGCCAGTCGTGAGGAATATGTCACTGATTTGGCGGTCATTCCTGACGGCGCGACGCTTGTGTTGCAGGCTGGTAAGCGTACCCTGTCATTGAAGGCGGATGACCTTGAGCACTACAAGGGCGAGCGCGGCCGTCGAGGCAACAAGCTGCCCCGAGGCTTCCAGCGCGTTGATGCGTTGTTGGTCGAGAACATCGGGTAA
- a CDS encoding PqiC family protein: protein MKFLRLPFVLLLSGVLGLAGCSMHQPVSLYQLDSGEPGQPKQSAGMAVVLGPVSVADYLQRETLLQRQADGSLTAATDGRWAGSLSADIDQLLVRQLAWRLDSQRVVLAPGNTGFTPDVQVLLSITRLDSGANQPAVLDAQWRLLDRRGQVRDNRIVHLEQQHQGSAAAQVQAQGQLLQKLAEQLSIALKPLANQPPIAEEQPKKAAPVQVRKEPEKPKIPLATPIRTDMEVFRF, encoded by the coding sequence ATGAAATTTCTGCGCCTTCCGTTTGTTCTGCTGCTCAGTGGCGTACTCGGACTGGCCGGTTGCAGCATGCACCAGCCGGTATCCCTGTATCAGCTCGACAGTGGTGAGCCTGGCCAGCCCAAGCAAAGTGCGGGCATGGCCGTCGTGCTCGGCCCGGTGTCGGTTGCCGATTACCTGCAGCGCGAAACCCTGCTTCAGCGTCAAGCCGATGGAAGCCTGACCGCGGCGACCGATGGCCGTTGGGCTGGCAGCCTGTCGGCAGACATCGATCAGTTGCTGGTACGCCAATTGGCCTGGCGCCTGGACAGCCAGCGCGTAGTGCTCGCGCCGGGCAACACGGGCTTCACGCCGGATGTACAGGTGCTGTTGTCGATCACTCGACTGGACTCCGGTGCCAACCAGCCGGCGGTGCTTGATGCCCAGTGGCGCCTGCTGGATCGCCGTGGCCAGGTCCGCGACAACCGCATTGTCCACTTGGAACAGCAGCACCAGGGCAGCGCAGCAGCGCAGGTACAGGCCCAGGGCCAATTGCTGCAAAAGCTGGCCGAACAACTGAGCATTGCCCTCAAGCCGCTGGCCAACCAGCCGCCGATCGCTGAAGAGCAACCGAAGAAGGCCGCGCCGGTGCAAGTGCGCAAAGAACCGGAGAAGCCAAAGATTCCATTGGCTACGCCAATTCGCACTGATATGGAAGTTTTCCGCTTCTAA
- a CDS encoding histidine kinase, which translates to MNRPTPVKTDNFFLLIFHALRQRRVPLALRIACHNVFLVALALVIYACVMGLQFKQAMHEQADALGQSLTTQTATSATELLVSNDILSLNVLLGNLVKNPLVAHAAIYSVDNRILAEAGQRPKNGLLGEAEGLYQTKITFQDVTAGQLRISLDMSQFQQPLTISLQSMGILAGILLALALAMSLRLGRFISTPLLQLRVWLRDINEFTPAIERQDEIGDLARQLHARLAPPPREIEPEEVEEEHLDDDEPEFKVRNLRDPSFDEAPAVTKASTPVADDDENDDAFADLLDEEHDDAPQPATPPAKREPQASAVLAVQLGSQEQLRRLPRARLTELLERYRDCLDQAASLYESEVHTLNDGSTLMLFHKQDSGEDYLTNAICCGELLRALGHALQIEVADSGITLQLQLGLALGEGLDGMSQIDLLLTEKAQDALALSQHSRNLLLVERKISDDALIRQRARIRPIASPEGACCVERLMEPYPSMLERQLARMHERRVKS; encoded by the coding sequence GTGAACCGGCCCACGCCCGTTAAGACCGACAACTTCTTCCTGCTGATTTTTCATGCGCTGCGCCAACGCCGTGTGCCGCTTGCGCTGCGGATCGCCTGCCATAACGTGTTCCTGGTAGCACTGGCCCTGGTGATCTATGCCTGCGTGATGGGCTTGCAGTTCAAGCAGGCCATGCATGAACAGGCCGATGCCCTTGGGCAGAGCCTGACCACGCAGACCGCAACCTCGGCGACCGAGCTGCTGGTGTCCAACGACATCCTCAGCCTCAATGTCCTGCTGGGCAATCTGGTGAAAAACCCGCTGGTCGCCCATGCCGCCATCTACAGCGTCGACAACCGGATCCTCGCCGAAGCCGGCCAGCGCCCGAAAAACGGCCTGCTGGGCGAGGCTGAAGGCCTGTACCAGACCAAGATTACCTTTCAGGATGTGACCGCAGGCCAACTGCGTATCAGCCTGGACATGAGCCAGTTCCAGCAACCGCTTACCATCAGCCTGCAGAGCATGGGCATCCTTGCCGGTATTCTGCTGGCCCTGGCCCTGGCCATGAGCCTGCGCCTGGGGCGCTTCATCTCTACGCCCCTGCTGCAACTGCGGGTCTGGCTGCGCGACATCAACGAATTCACCCCGGCGATCGAGCGCCAGGACGAAATCGGTGACCTGGCGCGCCAGCTGCACGCCCGCCTGGCACCACCCCCACGGGAAATCGAGCCGGAAGAAGTCGAAGAAGAACACCTCGACGACGATGAGCCTGAGTTCAAGGTTCGCAACCTGCGCGACCCAAGCTTCGACGAAGCCCCAGCGGTGACCAAGGCGAGCACGCCGGTAGCGGACGACGATGAAAACGACGACGCGTTTGCCGACCTGCTCGACGAAGAACACGACGACGCCCCGCAACCTGCCACTCCACCCGCCAAGCGTGAGCCTCAGGCCAGCGCCGTACTGGCGGTACAACTGGGCTCCCAGGAACAGCTGCGCCGCCTGCCGCGAGCTCGCCTGACCGAACTGCTGGAGCGCTATCGCGACTGCCTCGACCAGGCCGCGTCACTGTATGAAAGCGAAGTGCACACCCTCAACGACGGCAGTACCCTGATGCTGTTCCACAAGCAGGACAGCGGCGAGGATTACCTCACCAATGCCATCTGCTGCGGCGAGCTGCTGCGCGCCCTGGGTCACGCCCTGCAGATCGAGGTAGCCGACAGTGGCATCACCTTGCAACTGCAGCTGGGCCTGGCACTGGGTGAAGGCCTGGACGGCATGAGCCAGATCGACCTGCTGTTGACCGAGAAGGCCCAGGACGCCCTGGCCCTGTCGCAACACAGCCGCAACCTGCTCCTGGTGGAGCGCAAGATCAGCGATGACGCCCTGATCCGCCAGCGTGCCCGTATCCGTCCTATCGCAAGCCCCGAGGGTGCCTGCTGCGTGGAGCGCCTGATGGAGCCCTACCCGTCGATGCTTGAGCGCCAACTGGCGCGGATGCACGAGCGTCGGGTCAAGAGCTGA
- the serB gene encoding phosphoserine phosphatase SerB, translated as MREIVLINITGEDRPGLTAAITGVLAQGGVNILDIGQAVIHDTLSFGILVEIPDTEKASSVLKNILFAGYELDQQVRFTPVSEADYQSWVEGQGKARHIVTLLTRKVTAEQLQRVSSITAKYGLNIDHIDRLSGRVALDTPVDQGKGCIEFSVRGEPADPQALRAEFLSVAQELNVDIAFQQDSLFRRNRRLAVFDMDSTLIEAEVIDELAKAAGVGEQVSEITERAMRGELDFRASFKERLALLKGLDVGVLDEIGASLRLTEGAETLFAELKRLGYKTAILSGGFTYFAKQLQAKLGIDYVFANELEVVDGKVTGVAVEPIVDAQRKADLLGELARKEGLQMEQTIAVGDGANDLPMLAIAGLGVAFRAKPLVKQSAKQAISTLGLDGVLYLLGFRDRDGRA; from the coding sequence TTGCGCGAAATCGTTCTGATTAACATCACCGGTGAGGACCGCCCCGGTCTCACTGCGGCCATCACCGGTGTTCTGGCCCAGGGTGGTGTGAACATCCTCGACATCGGTCAGGCGGTGATTCATGACACCCTGTCTTTCGGCATCCTGGTGGAGATCCCGGATACCGAGAAGGCCTCCTCGGTGTTGAAAAACATCCTGTTCGCGGGCTACGAACTCGATCAGCAGGTCCGTTTCACGCCAGTTTCCGAAGCCGATTACCAGAGCTGGGTCGAAGGCCAGGGCAAAGCCCGCCACATCGTCACCCTGCTGACCCGCAAGGTGACTGCCGAGCAGTTGCAGCGTGTCAGCTCGATTACCGCCAAGTACGGCCTGAACATCGACCACATCGACCGCCTGTCCGGGCGTGTGGCGCTGGACACGCCGGTTGACCAGGGCAAGGGCTGCATCGAGTTCTCCGTGCGCGGCGAGCCCGCTGACCCGCAGGCGCTGCGCGCCGAGTTCCTGAGCGTGGCCCAGGAGCTGAACGTCGATATCGCTTTCCAGCAGGATTCGCTGTTCCGCCGCAACCGTCGCCTGGCGGTGTTCGACATGGACTCGACGCTGATCGAGGCCGAGGTGATTGACGAACTGGCCAAGGCCGCCGGCGTTGGAGAGCAGGTTTCGGAAATCACCGAGCGCGCCATGCGTGGCGAACTGGACTTCCGTGCCAGCTTCAAGGAGCGCCTGGCCTTGCTCAAGGGGCTGGACGTCGGTGTGCTGGACGAGATCGGTGCCTCGCTGCGCCTGACCGAAGGCGCCGAAACCCTGTTCGCCGAGCTCAAGCGCCTGGGCTACAAGACGGCGATTCTGTCGGGTGGCTTTACCTACTTTGCCAAGCAACTGCAGGCCAAGCTGGGCATCGACTACGTCTTTGCCAACGAGCTGGAAGTGGTTGACGGCAAGGTGACCGGTGTCGCGGTCGAACCGATTGTCGACGCCCAGCGCAAGGCCGACCTGCTTGGAGAGCTGGCGCGCAAGGAAGGATTGCAGATGGAGCAGACCATTGCCGTAGGCGATGGCGCCAACGACCTGCCGATGCTGGCTATTGCCGGTCTGGGCGTAGCGTTCCGTGCCAAGCCGCTGGTCAAGCAGTCGGCCAAGCAGGCGATTTCGACCCTGGGGCTGGACGGTGTGTTGTACCTGTTGGGCTTCCGGGATCGTGACGGTCGCGCCTGA
- the asd gene encoding archaetidylserine decarboxylase (Phosphatidylserine decarboxylase is synthesized as a single chain precursor. Generation of the pyruvoyl active site from a Ser is coupled to cleavage of a Gly-Ser bond between the larger (beta) and smaller (alpha chains). It is an integral membrane protein.) has translation MKSRLFIISQYLLPHHLLSRLAGCIAECRVRWFKNAFTTWFAKRYQVDMSQALVEDVTAYEHFNAFFTRALKPGARPLDETPGAILCPADGAVSQLGPIEHGRIFQAKGHSFSAQELLGGDPANAAPFMGGEFATIYLSPKDYHRVHMPLAGTLREMIYVPGRLFSVNQTTAENVPELFARNERVVCLFDTERGPMAVVLVGAMIVASIETVWAGLVTPPKRELKTFRYDEASRAPIHLEKGAELGRFKLGSTAVVLFGPDQVKWAETLGAGSAVSMGQGLAMPAQA, from the coding sequence ATGAAATCCCGCTTGTTTATCATCAGCCAGTATCTGCTGCCGCATCACCTGCTGTCGCGCCTGGCCGGCTGCATTGCCGAGTGCCGCGTGCGCTGGTTCAAGAATGCGTTCACCACCTGGTTCGCCAAGCGCTACCAGGTCGACATGTCCCAGGCCCTGGTCGAGGACGTCACCGCCTATGAACACTTCAACGCCTTCTTCACCCGCGCCCTGAAGCCCGGTGCGCGCCCGCTGGATGAAACCCCCGGGGCCATCCTCTGCCCGGCCGACGGTGCCGTCAGCCAGCTCGGCCCGATCGAGCACGGCCGCATTTTCCAGGCCAAGGGTCACAGCTTCAGCGCCCAGGAACTGCTGGGCGGCGATCCGGCCAATGCTGCGCCGTTCATGGGCGGCGAATTCGCCACCATCTACCTGTCGCCCAAGGACTACCACCGGGTGCACATGCCGCTGGCCGGCACCCTGCGCGAAATGATCTACGTGCCGGGCCGCCTGTTCTCGGTCAACCAGACCACGGCCGAAAACGTGCCAGAGCTGTTTGCCCGCAACGAGCGCGTGGTTTGCCTGTTCGACACCGAGCGCGGCCCGATGGCCGTGGTGCTGGTGGGCGCAATGATCGTCGCCTCGATCGAGACCGTCTGGGCTGGCCTGGTAACACCACCCAAGCGTGAGCTCAAGACCTTCCGTTACGACGAAGCCAGCCGCGCGCCGATCCACCTGGAAAAAGGTGCGGAACTGGGCCGCTTCAAACTGGGTTCGACCGCCGTCGTGCTGTTCGGGCCGGATCAGGTCAAGTGGGCTGAAACGCTCGGCGCAGGGTCTGCGGTGAGCATGGGCCAGGGCCTGGCGATGCCAGCCCAGGCTTGA
- a CDS encoding rhodanese-like domain-containing protein, whose translation MTDFSGLPLVIEPVDLQARLDAPELILVDLTSANRYGSGHIPGARFVDPKRTQWGQPPAPGLLPAKADLEKLFGELGHNANAVYVVYDDEGGGWAGRFIWLLDVIGHKRYHYLNGGAQAWPANNLSTDVPASAGGAVSLTLHEDPTATREYLQSRLGADDLAIWDARSPAEYRGDKVLAAKGGHIPGAVNFEWTAGMDLNDHLRIRKDMPEILEQLGISKDKEVVTHCQTHHRSGFTYLVAKALGYPRVKAYAGSWGEWGNHPDTPVEH comes from the coding sequence ATGACTGATTTTTCTGGCTTGCCCCTGGTAATTGAGCCGGTAGACCTGCAAGCCCGGCTTGATGCGCCAGAGTTGATCCTGGTCGACCTGACCAGCGCCAATCGCTATGGCAGTGGCCATATCCCCGGGGCACGCTTCGTCGACCCCAAGCGCACCCAGTGGGGTCAACCACCGGCGCCGGGCTTGCTGCCGGCCAAGGCCGACCTGGAAAAACTGTTCGGCGAACTGGGGCACAACGCCAATGCCGTGTACGTGGTGTATGACGACGAAGGCGGTGGCTGGGCCGGGCGTTTTATCTGGCTGCTCGATGTGATCGGCCACAAGCGCTACCACTACCTCAATGGTGGCGCCCAGGCATGGCCCGCAAACAACCTCAGCACCGACGTACCTGCGAGTGCTGGAGGAGCGGTCAGCCTGACCCTGCACGAAGACCCCACGGCGACGCGCGAGTACCTGCAAAGCCGCCTCGGTGCCGATGACCTTGCTATCTGGGATGCCCGAAGCCCCGCCGAATACCGCGGCGACAAGGTGCTGGCTGCCAAAGGCGGGCACATTCCTGGCGCGGTCAACTTCGAGTGGACTGCCGGCATGGACCTGAACGATCACCTGCGCATTCGCAAGGACATGCCCGAAATCCTCGAACAGCTGGGCATCAGCAAAGACAAGGAAGTGGTCACCCACTGCCAGACTCATCACCGTTCCGGCTTTACCTACCTGGTAGCCAAGGCCCTGGGCTACCCGCGGGTCAAGGCCTACGCCGGCTCTTGGGGCGAATGGGGCAACCACCCGGACACGCCTGTAGAACATTGA
- a CDS encoding HDOD domain-containing protein, protein MPIEATVPSQTPQSLDAWVKLLDSVRLPIPQASYERVKAAMADSRRSLRDIAELMQGSPALVLSVMREANHHTNTSLGEPAESLEVALNRLGLARTTALLERLPVLPEQEIAPTLRQLQLVSQHASQQANGLFASRLARLWQEIHWGSLLFLSPLWPLALTHPKLLEDWELRVVHKGESARRVEQELFGVRVLSLCKALAEHWRLPEWVTRGYHLLQDERRLLARALHIARDQNNLHQQQYLDEQPTLRRWFNQPSNTVLLANGLALAAQVGWTTGHVLRWQMLCSLYLQTSLDDVQQMVHQQAAISARKHPCAQLFHPAEALLWPWDQQRLHPGQVAPSPPSAQALGTWRKLCAQLLAEPSPFTNALHLTTQARDALVACGLQRVVLLMTDNQQTVLRVHQLAGLPPEAASLVLSIEHNKLLQRLMSKAAQLRLTPENQAQFSPLLPPGLYALFRSEHLLLRSLSSNGRVVMLLAADQSGKPLADVSVQAFGKTAQCIERALTTFSHRSA, encoded by the coding sequence ATGCCTATTGAAGCCACCGTGCCAAGTCAAACACCACAATCACTCGATGCCTGGGTCAAGTTGCTCGACAGCGTTCGCCTGCCGATTCCGCAGGCCAGTTACGAGCGGGTAAAAGCGGCGATGGCCGACAGCCGCCGCTCGTTGCGCGACATCGCCGAGTTGATGCAGGGAAGCCCGGCCCTGGTGCTCAGTGTGATGCGCGAGGCCAATCACCACACCAACACCAGCCTCGGCGAGCCCGCCGAAAGCCTGGAGGTTGCCCTCAACCGACTGGGGCTGGCACGTACGACAGCGCTGCTGGAACGCCTGCCTGTACTTCCCGAACAAGAGATCGCCCCGACCCTGCGTCAGTTGCAGCTGGTCAGCCAACACGCCAGCCAGCAGGCCAACGGCCTGTTCGCCAGTCGCCTGGCGCGGCTTTGGCAAGAGATCCACTGGGGCAGCCTGCTATTCCTCTCGCCCCTGTGGCCCCTGGCCCTGACCCACCCCAAACTGCTCGAAGACTGGGAGCTACGGGTGGTACACAAGGGCGAATCGGCGCGGCGGGTGGAACAAGAGTTGTTTGGTGTGCGTGTGCTGAGCCTGTGCAAGGCCCTGGCCGAGCATTGGCGCCTGCCGGAGTGGGTTACCCGCGGCTATCACCTGCTCCAGGATGAACGTCGATTACTGGCCCGGGCCCTGCACATCGCCCGCGATCAGAACAACCTGCACCAACAGCAGTACCTGGACGAGCAGCCAACATTGCGACGCTGGTTCAACCAACCCTCCAACACCGTGCTGTTGGCCAATGGCCTGGCACTTGCCGCACAAGTGGGCTGGACCACCGGCCACGTCCTGCGCTGGCAAATGCTTTGCAGCTTGTACCTGCAGACGTCTCTGGACGACGTCCAGCAAATGGTTCACCAGCAGGCCGCCATCAGCGCCCGCAAGCATCCCTGCGCCCAGTTGTTCCACCCGGCTGAAGCGTTGCTGTGGCCCTGGGACCAGCAGCGCCTGCATCCCGGCCAGGTCGCACCCTCGCCGCCCTCGGCCCAGGCTCTGGGCACCTGGCGCAAGCTCTGCGCACAGTTGCTGGCCGAACCCAGCCCCTTCACCAATGCCCTCCACTTGACCACCCAGGCCCGTGACGCCCTGGTGGCCTGCGGTCTGCAGCGGGTGGTGCTATTGATGACCGACAATCAGCAGACCGTGTTGCGGGTTCATCAACTGGCCGGGCTGCCACCAGAGGCTGCAAGCCTTGTGCTGTCGATCGAACACAACAAATTGCTGCAGCGCCTGATGAGCAAGGCTGCGCAACTGCGCCTGACACCCGAGAACCAGGCGCAATTCTCGCCACTGCTGCCACCGGGCCTGTACGCACTGTTTCGCAGTGAACACCTGCTGCTACGTTCACTCTCCAGCAATGGCCGGGTCGTGATGCTGCTGGCGGCTGACCAAAGCGGCAAACCGCTGGCCGACGTCAGCGTGCAGGCCTTTGGCAAAACCGCACAATGCATCGAACGAGCCCTGACCACCTTCAGCCACCGCAGCGCCTGA